The Zea mays subsp. mays mitochondrion, complete genome genome contains a region encoding:
- the orf121-a-ct gene encoding chloroplast hypothetical protein (chloroplast origin): MSAVRVRLSPARELSGYYDSTEGCQFVSSIYDFAFMDVDKILPFSSTLGWHSLNVNGEVQKRKGLRWIPRHPETRKGVASDEMLRGVENKHRSGDSQIGQPFELPAESMSRQETTWRTETS; the protein is encoded by the coding sequence ATGTCAGCGGTTCGAGTCCGCTTATCTCCAGCCCGTGAACTTAGCGGATACTATGATAGCACCGAAGGTTGCCAATTCGTCAGTTCGATCTATGATTTCGCATTCATGGACGTTGATAAGATCCTTCCATTTAGTAGCACCTTAGGATGGCATAGCCTTAACGTTAATGGCGAGGTTCAAAAGAGGAAAGGCTTGCGGTGGATACCTAGGCACCCAGAGACGAGGAAGGGCGTAGCAAGCGACGAAATGCTTCGGGGAGTTGAAAATAAGCATAGATCCGGAGATTCCCAAATAGGTCAACCTTTTGAACTGCCTGCTGAATCCATGAGCAGGCAAGAGACAACCTGGCGAACTGAAACATCTTAG